From Aspergillus fumigatus Af293 chromosome 3, whole genome shotgun sequence, a single genomic window includes:
- a CDS encoding rRNA 2'-O-methyltransferase fibrillarin-like protein, which translates to MMRSARSVIAENCFAPLSSAASMARGKANGNGFSNHANGNQLISRTITGLKRWSIINKDLPAVSQVRAIHVYDFDNTLFLSPLPNPQLWNGPTIGFLQSLESFTNGGWWHDPALLAATGEGMEKEETRAWNGWWNEQIVRLVELSMEQKDALTVLLTGRSENGFADIIRRMVGSKKLEFDLICLKPEVGPNSERFSTTMEFKQTFLQDLVLTYEQADEIRVYEDRVKHVKGFRDFFEDLNRSLQVVPAPRKPINAEVIQVAEGCTFLSPVVETAEVQRMINSHNKSIRQATSNATQSPYGRLRIKRTIFYTGYLISNADSNQLISQLLTPLLPSGLAESNDLKYMANSILITPRPAPRSILNKVGGIGKKLTWQVTGTAVFENKVWAARVAPVPATEKYYTENPLPVIVLAVRKGARPIDAGKIQNWHPVPAEKALTFETVVGEKVVLRVEEENPHEGEWESQFLNKNRKRRHQQERDQDILYPQSCQNDEPLSQTRPQPYYNSRHGGSSRHHDDGLRRGGSHRSGRGRGGAPRGKGHSSRGGTRGRARGRDGGPAGYRSLDDHVGYDGGYEDKPGPGGAGPVMNY; encoded by the exons ATGATGAGGTCTGCCAGATCTGTAATCGCTGAAAACTGCTTTGCTCCTCTTAGCTCTGCCGCAAGCATGGCACGAGGGAAAGCCAATGGAAATGGTTTCTCGAACCATGCGAATGGCAATCAACTTATCTCACGTACCATAACAGGGTTGAAGCGCTGgtccatcatcaacaaagaTTTACCAG CGGTATCGCAGGTAAGAGCTATTCATGTATACGACTTCGACAACACCC TATTCTTGAGTCCCTTGCCGAATCCGCAACTTTGGAATGGCCCGACGATCGGATTTCTACAAAGTCTTGAAAGCTTCACAAATGGAGGATGGTGGCACGACCCGGCATTGCTCGCAGCTACAGGAGAAGGCATGGAAAAGGAGGAGACACGAGCTTGGAATGGCTGGTGGAATGAACAGATT GTTCGGCTGGTCGAGCTGAGTATGGAGCAGAAGGACGCCCTCACAGTACTTCTGACGGGCCGAAGTGAGAATGGCTTCGCGGATATTATTCGGCGCATGGTGGGCAGCAAAAAGCTGGAGTTTGACCTCATCTGTCTCAAGCCTGAAGTGGGGCCCAACAGTGAACGCTTTTCAACCACCATGGAGTTCAAGCAGACCTTCCTTCAAGACCTCGTTCTCACTTATGAGCAGGCCGACGAGATTAGGGTCTATGAAGATCGAGTGAAACA TGTCAAGGGCTTTCGAGACTTCTTCGAGGATTTGAACAGGTCGCTGCAGGTTGTACCAGCACCGCGGAAGCCGATCAATGCAGAGGTGATTCAGGTCGCGGAAGGATGTACCTTCCTATCCCCTGTAGTTGAAACTGCCGAGGTACAGCGTATGATCAATTCTCACAATAAGTCAATCCGCCAAGCTACATCGAATGCAACCCAATCGCCATATGGTCGTCTGCGCATCAAGCGCACCATCTTTTACACTGGATATTTAATATCTAACGCAGACTCGAATCAGTTGATCAGCCAGCTACTGACCCCGCTTCTGCCCTCTGGGCTTGCTGAATCCAATGATCTGAAATACATGGCTAACAGTATCCTCATTACCCCGCGCCCTGCCCCCCGATCTATTTTGAACAAGGTCGGCGGCATTGGCAAGAAGCTCACATGGCAGGTCACTGGGACTGCTGTCTTTGAGAACAAGGTGTGGGCTGCTCGAGTGGCCCCTGTTCCCGCGACGGAGAAGTACTACACAGAGAACCCACTGCCCGTGATAGTTCTAGCTGTGCGCAAAGGCGCGCGTCCTATCGATGCAGGCAAGATCCAGAACTGGCATCCTGTACCAGCAGAAAAAGCTCTGACTTTTGAAACTGTTGTCGGTGAAAAAGTTGTTTTGCgtgtggaagaagagaatccCCATGAGGGCGAATGGGAGAGTCAGTTTTTGAACAAGAACCGCAAGAGACGCCATCAGCAAGAACGTGATCAGGACATCCTGTATCCGCAATCCTGTCAGAATGATGAGCCGCTATCCCAGACAAGGCCACAGCCATACTATAATTCCCGTCATGGTGGGAGCAGCCGCCATCATGATGACGGACTGCGACGTGGTGGCTCGCACCGCAGTGGTCGCGGCCGGGGAGGAGCGCCACGTGGTAAGGGCCACTCAAGCCGAGGAGGCACGCGTGGTCGGGCCCGTGGACGCGATGGCGGTCCTGCTGGCTATCGATCCTTGGACGATCACGTTGGATATGATGGCGGTTACGAAGACAAGCCTGGACCGGGTGGTGCTGGACCCGTCATGAACTACTAA
- a CDS encoding RING finger domain protein translates to MSRDVDVRQEILHKTLQEVAQEDNGDELANPCVICLEAITEPAVTVPCAHANFDFLCIVSWLEQRRNCPLCMPPYLCNRPSLSVHFVLTFLGKSDVHTVKYELENPQGPKLYKLPAVPPSAANAPDSTSQHRGLLSRGPRHRRQPAESPRPREPDDPIIRRQYVYRHQLYSLRVGSNRLSQYRELSPESFNRDEELVSRARKWIRRELRVFAFLNPEGEAGPGPSRVARPGQQRLESRRGSNAEFLLEYVIAILRTVDIKGSAGQAEELLRDFLGRDNARLFLHELQAWLRSPYTSLEDWDRHVQYEDSTPGGPFSRPAGEDSGASDRTATPVYRGAQRSFRGRVSKPHRPRGCQPPGRSRDALAQARRLQYARDRYIPD, encoded by the coding sequence ATGTCTAGAGATGTCGACGTGCGACAGGAGATCCTGCATAAGACGCTCCAAGAAGTAGCGCAAGAGGACAATGGCGATGAGCTGGCTAACCCGTGCGTCATCTGCCTAGAGGCAATCACAGAACCAGCTGTCACGGTGCCTTGCGCGCATGCGAATTTCGACTTTTTATGTATCGTGAGCTGGCTGGAACAGCGCCGTAACTGTCCGTTATGTATGCCTCCCTATCTCTGCAATCGACCCTCGCTTTCGGTTCACTTTGTACTAACATTCCTAGGCAAGAGTGATGTTCACACTGTCAAGTACGAGCTTGAGAACCCCCAAGGTCCGAAGCTTTACAAACTACCTGCTGTTCCTCCATCCGCTGCAAATGCGCCTGACTCTACATCTCAACACCGAGGGCTGTTATCCCGTGGTCCTCGCCACCGACGTCAGCCCGCAGAAAGCCCACGACCCCGAGAGCCGGACGATCCCATTATACGGCGGCAATATGTCTACCGTCATCAGCTTTACTCACTAAGAGTCGGCTCGAACAGACTCTCCCAGTACCGCGAACTATCACCAGAATCGTTCAATCGTGACGAGGAGCTGGTCTCTCGGGCACGGAAATGGATCCGGCGCGAACTTCGGGTGTTTGCTTTCTTAAATCCGGAAGGAGAGGCTGGACCAGGCCCTAGTCGGGTGGCTCGGCCTGGTCAGCAGCGTCTTGAGAGCCGACGGGGGAGTAATGCCGAGTTTTTACTCGAGTACGTTATTGCGATTCTCCGCACTGTTGATATCAAGGGCAGTGCGGGGCAGGCGGAAGAGCTCTTACGCGACTTCCTAGGAAGAGACAATGCGCGCTTGTTCTTGCATGAGTTACAGGCTTGGTTGCGAAGTCCTTATACGTCCCTGGAGGATTGGGATCGCCATGTTCAGTACGAGGATAGTACTCCTGGAGGCCCTTTCTCTCGCCCCGCCGGTGAAGACTCCGGGGCCTCTGATCGGACCGCGACTCCGGTCTACCGAGGTGCACAACGCTCATTCCGCGGCAGAGTATCAAAACCTCATCGTCCCCGAGGGTGTCAACCACCAGGTAGATCGAGAGATGCCTTGGCGCAAGCAAGACGGCTACAATATGCACGGGACAGATATATTCCTGACTGA
- the sld2 gene encoding protein sld2 has protein sequence MASVAISEIVTQSANLRAELKEWERAFAAQNGGRKAERKDIKKVPEIAAKYKEYSRLKALESSSPNPDDPKSVQLEERPKKRKRAFKDGPDAIQNSSTPRKTAKGALETPSKNRLSSSHPSQVDPYISPTALRRLFSPSTHRTPLKTAIGPTPQRDGKALGLFDLLSESGGSTATPSADRVASVRAANVRTPSKRKTMDTIMEEDEDGEEESPRLGRTPASSGKKWMLSALFATPTTLRYSAMVEDGNHITERNLGPPTDPEGTARDVAGPETPSFLRRSNSARYATSHSANPSLSPIAVRKPPQFVGKGLSALVQGLRDMEEERLEDDLDVLREIEAEQAALNVEVADSQAPAEIIGRHWKKKGQKRTTRRVRMKPVISKPASKPQSASDDENRHQAAGEEPAEPAAVPETQQPRALDAVFSEKQNEEFDDEDDQVSLHTISEPDLDSDPEYGEDIKPVTKSKSFSEKMKEAIGVAQPQPTEDPAKPSKPVIEAEETKKVRARKVNPEAHANYRSLKIRNKNSKGRGAGRFRRR, from the exons ATGGCAAGTGTCGCCATTTCTGAGATCGTGACTCAATCTGCCAACTTGCGCGCGGAACTGAAAGAGTGGGAGAGGGCTTTTGCAGCGCAAAATGGTGGGAGAAAAGCAGAACGAAAAGATATCAAGAAGGTCCCCGAGATTG CTGCCAAATACAAAGAGTACTCTCGACTGAAAGCGCTCGAATCGTCCTCGCCAAACCCAGACGACCCAAAGTCTGTCCAGCTAGAAGAGCGACCTAAAAAGCGCAAACGCGCATTTAAGGACGGCCCGGATGCTATTCAGAATTCCTCTACGCCACGAAAAACCGCCAAAGGTGCTTTGGAAACGCCATCCAAGAATCGACTCTCGAGTTCCCATCCTTCCCAGGTGGATCCTTATATTTCGCCTACGGCGTTGCGTAGACTCTTCAGTCCATCAACGCACCGCACACCACTGAAAACAGCCATCGGTCCTACCCCTCAACGCGACGGAAAGGCCCTAGGTCTTTTCGATCTCTTGTCAGAATCTGGCGGAAGCACAGCAACACCCTCAGCAGATCGCGTGGCAAGCGTACGTGCCGCAAATGTCCGGACCCCGTCGAAACGAAAGACCATGGACACAAtcatggaagaagacgaagacggagaagaggagagccCAAGGCTCGGACGGACCCCCGCATCGTCCGGAAAAAAGTGGATGCTATCAGCGCTATTCGCGACCCCGACTACATTGCGCTATTCCGCAAtggttgaggatggcaaTCATATTACTGAGAGGAACCTGGGTCCTCCGACCGATCCCGAGGGCACTGCCAGGGACGTGGCCGGGCCCGAGACCCCGTCATTCCTGCGACGGTCAAACTCAGCACGATACGCTACCTCTCACTCTGCCAATCCCAGCCTGAGTCCGATCGCTGTGCGCAAACCACCGCAATTCGTCGGAAAGGGTCTCTCTGCGCTCGTGCAAGGTCTGCgcgacatggaagaagaacgCCTGGAAGACGATTTGGACGTCCTTCGCGAAATTGAGGCGGAGCAGGCAGCGCTGAATGTTGAAGTTGCTGATAGCCAGGCGCCCGCTGAAATCATCGGCCGGCActggaaaaagaaggggcAGAAACGTACAACGCGCAGGGTGCGCATGAAGCCTGTCATCTCGAAGCCGGCCTCGAAGCCGCAGTCGGCGTCGGACGATGAAAACAGACACCAGGCTGCTGGTGAGGAACCCGCCGAGCCTGCAGCAGTCCCCGAAACACAACAGCCGAGGGCTCTCGATGCTGTCTTTAGTGAAAAACAAAATGAGGAgttcgatgatgaagatgatcaagTCTCACTTCACACCATTTCGGAGCCAGACCTTGATTCCGATCCTGAATATGGGGAGGATATCAAACCTGTTACTAAGAGCAAGAGCTTctcggagaagatgaaagaagCTATCGGAGTTGCCCAACCACAGCCAACAGAAGATCCGGCAAAACCCTCCAAGCCAGTGATAGAAGCAgaggagaccaagaaggTTCGTGCGCGCAAGGTGAACCCCGAGGCGCACGCAAACTACCGCTCTTTGAAGATTCGAAACAAGAACAGTAAAGGCCGGGGCGCTGGACGCTTTCGCAGGAGATAG
- a CDS encoding sucrase/ferredoxin-like domain-containing protein, with the protein MLRALLSFGQRNTEYIFPTVDPTKDGPDCKQDCADCTVEFPSKVKIESLTPLYGHIKRFDTHVLVATGKSDWVERVTQEKGSLMEALDSVKPRQGSQRMMISASNLRSPEDLETEKDNKGNTVLILPSFTFVDCVKPEDVRELVDRYIDTPQDAGTSQSDSGLISRPCEYDYVVLLCSHKRRDARCGITAPLIKKELERHLRPLDLYRDAYDERPGGVGIFFVSHVGGHKFAANVMIYRKKEQQMIWLARVRPEHCEGIVKYTLLQGKLVHPESQLRGGFDRLRGLTSW; encoded by the exons ATGTTACGAGCGCTTTTATCATTTGGTCAGCGCAACACAGAGTACATCTTTCCAACCGTTGATCCAACAAAGGATGGACCAGACTGCAAGCAAGATTGCGCCGATTGCACAGTCGAATTTCCGTCCAAGGTGAAAATCGAGAGCTTGACGCCGCTCTACGGACACATCAAACGATTCGATACACACGTGCTGGTGGCTACGGGAAAGTCAGACTGGGTTGAAAGAGTGACGCAGGAGAAGGGCAGCTTGATGGAAGCATTGGACTCTGTCAAGCCGCGACAGGGT AGTCAGCGAATGATGATATCTGCGTCAAATCTCCGCTCGCCGGAAGATCTAGAGACCGAGAAGGACAATAAGGGAAATACCGTGCTGATTCTACCTTCATTCACGTTTGTGGACTGCGTGAAGCCCGAGGATGTGCGAGAGCTGGTTGACCGCTACATCGACACACCGCAAGACGCAGGAACCTCACAGTCGGACTCTGGACTTATTTCAAGACCGTGCGAGTATGATTACGTCGTGCTTTTATGTTCGCATAAAAGGCGAGATGCCCGTTGCGGAATCACGGCACCGTTAATCAAGAAAGAACTTGAACGGCATCTGCGTCCTCTTGACCTATATCGCGATGCATATGATGAGCGCCCCGGTGGTGTCGGGATATTCTTCGTCTCACATGTCGGCGGTCATAAATTCGCAGCTAATGTTATGATTTATCGcaagaaggagcagcagatGATCTGGCTGGCACGGGTCAGGCCGGAACATTGCGAAGGCATTGTGAAATACACCCTTTTACAGGGGAAACTGGTACATCCGGAGAGTCAGCTTAGGGGAGGGTTTGATCGACTTCGAGGATTGACGAGTTGGTGA